The following coding sequences lie in one Kribbella sp. NBC_00709 genomic window:
- a CDS encoding 2-keto-4-pentenoate hydratase yields the protein MTVAARDHQAAGQIAQQLLTARRERLPMAPISRAHPTLDIDDAYSIQSCQVDQWLLEGDTIAGFKIGLVAEAMQQQMGVHEPDFGHVMTSSIHQPPTELDRARYVAPLVEPELGVVLAADLPGTGVTADAVLAATAYVVPLIEVVDSRIRNWDLTIVDTVADNASSGGVHLGTSRHSPERITLSEVTCALLVNGVERAGGTGRDVLGHPAAAVAWLANELGRRGVRLRAGQLILSGAMTRAVRVDAGDSIRADFGQLGTVRLPVTRSAATPPHDIAFDAEAKKGSGS from the coding sequence GTGACGGTGGCAGCGCGCGATCACCAGGCGGCAGGTCAGATCGCCCAGCAGCTATTGACGGCCCGGCGAGAACGCCTGCCGATGGCGCCGATCTCCAGGGCTCACCCAACGCTGGACATCGACGACGCCTACTCCATCCAGTCCTGCCAGGTCGATCAATGGCTCCTCGAAGGCGACACGATCGCCGGCTTCAAGATCGGCCTGGTGGCCGAGGCGATGCAGCAGCAGATGGGAGTTCACGAGCCGGACTTCGGGCATGTGATGACCAGCTCGATCCATCAGCCGCCGACCGAGCTGGACCGAGCCCGATACGTCGCACCGTTGGTGGAGCCAGAGCTCGGTGTCGTCCTTGCCGCCGATCTGCCCGGCACCGGCGTCACCGCCGACGCTGTCCTCGCCGCCACGGCGTACGTCGTACCGCTCATCGAAGTGGTCGACTCGCGGATCAGGAACTGGGACCTGACCATCGTCGACACCGTTGCGGACAACGCCTCCTCGGGCGGCGTCCACCTCGGTACAAGCCGGCACTCCCCGGAGCGCATCACGCTGAGCGAGGTCACCTGCGCCCTCCTGGTCAACGGGGTCGAGCGTGCCGGCGGCACCGGGCGGGACGTTCTCGGTCATCCTGCCGCGGCCGTTGCCTGGCTCGCCAACGAGCTCGGGCGTCGAGGCGTCCGGCTCAGGGCCGGCCAGTTGATCCTGTCCGGTGCGATGACACGGGCGGTTCGCGTCGACGCCGGTGATTCGATCCGCGCGGACTTCGGGCAGTTGGGTACGGTGCGTCTCCCGGTGACCCGTTCCGCTGCGACACCTCCTCACGACATCGCGTTCGACGCAGAAGCGAAGAAGGGCTCCGGATCATGA